The genomic interval CCGTTTCGTCGGTCATACTTGGTTTGTTTATATATTAATGGTAATTTGATACCTAGCTAAATTGACACATAGTTAACAATAACTTTTacggaaaaatattcaagactTATATTTActcttaaagaaaatgtggtGGATcgttttccttttcttttaaagtttCCGGTAAAGTGTTGATATCATTACGttctaataattaattacgaTGTGCATTATAATTACTTTAATGTCTTTACTTAGAAACAAACCTCAAGAAGACTATTTCTCCAGAATTGAATAAGCaattcaagaataatttttatttgcagaaaATTCATTAGTGTACCACTTGTTGTGGAAAATACGCTCTAGCATGGAGGTAGGCACGCCAATGGAAAagctcaaaaatatttttcgttcaTAAAACATATGACATTTATAGTCATCAACGCCTAAAATTCAGTAAGTGTCTCTAACccttgttgaagaaatttagtacttgtcattttttaatgaaatttgaacCCCCTGTTTCTACTAATGGAAGCCTTATTGGAAGTTGGTTTGCGTGGCaaactgacattatttttagacGTTCAATACGCTAGTCAAGTTAtgtgagttaaaaaaaaactgaaaacactctgtatagtcAACATAAAGTATTTGGTTTTCATTGCTAGTCGGTTAATATTCGATTAAGCTGCTGGTTTTCAATAACaaattgcaataacgtcaCCCATTCCTGCGAATtcggtgtgttgtgtcattgaTAAAACATTTgctaattataaataaattgccAATACATTCAGAAATACACGATAAGAATCACTAAATATACACATTCATAATAACTGttgttattttcttattgTAACAGGAGATGAACAGTAACATtataatacgttttttttactttatatgttaccaaaattattgtaattatttcGAGCAAAACTTTGAATAACATTAGGGGACTGTAAGTGCTTGTAATGCAAATCCACAACCTTTAGGAGCATAAATAAACTCTGAGAGATCTGAACTCAAAGCAAACAATTCCTTTTGTGAAAAGTGTTTGTTTTGTGTTACTGTTATTTAAACTAGACTGTGtcattttgaaggaaattttctTGGCTGTATTTATGCATGAGATACAGGTCTTTGTCTCATGAATTTAAGTTAAGGATGTTAGAAAAATGGTGTATAACCAGAAGGGACTTGCGTGGTAATGTTTACGAAACAGTACAAGGCTAAATACACAGAACTATGGAAAACTCTTTCCGGAAATTGATTTCTTCTAAAAGTTCTGCCGTAGGACAGTATTTATTATAAGCAGTGAGGAATGGACTGGCTAATTGAGTACTCTTAAGTTCATGATAGATAAGATtagaaatattgattttattcaAACTAATGGACCGTGGGTTTCATAGAGTTGCCACTCAATTATATctcttaaaaaacaaatccCCAAAACTCCATCTCTGCCCCTTATTCACTCATCATtcaaatcagaaaaataaatattttatcatcttaTCCAAAAACAACAAGTAAAGGCTACCTTTATTTTTAGGCAGACGGAACGTTCCAGATGATGGCCAATTCCGAGGTCCATCACGACCGTTGTTTCAAGCCCATAAATAAGATGGTCCTGGAAGAGACCTCTTTCAGTATGAAGGCACCATATCCAGCTTCTGTTACCGAGATATCAGCGATGTTAGTCCATGCGCGAAAGGAATCCTCCGGGGACAATGCCGAGACTTCAGGCGTAGGACTAAATGCAAATGGGGTTCGGGAGAATAATTCTGCAGGTCGAGAGTTCAACTTGAACTTGAACAATACCCATCATCAGTGCGGGAGTTTTTTTGCGAAGTGTCATTGTGGGTATGAGGACTATTTGCCAGTGGCCGGATCGTCTAAGTCCAGTTCGGGTGCTGTCCTGAATCAACGTGATGCTAGCAGTAAGAGATTGTCTAGTCCGGAGATAGGTAAGTAAAAGAATCATATGTGATTATGAATCTATATAAGTGCTCTAACCTTCAGTATAATGTGGAATGGTTTTTCAAACACCTGGTAACGATGAGAGCAAGATAATTGCCACAGAAacagaaaaagagaaaaggtgaaatttataaattgttagttttatttcttcgtagaaaataatttcagatatTCGAGGTTTGCCAAGATTTTAACACCAGTTAAAGCTAAGATAgccatttttctttcttcccCTTCACAGTGGGCATTATTGACATAAAATGGAATGCCCcctatttttaattgcaaaaaatccCTCTTTAGCATTTATCAATGAAAATCGCTGCCTTATTTATAGGGAAAACGCTACTGGCCCATGTGGCTTGTACTTtgggatattttaaaataatagtaataaacataccttttaatcaatttttatagGTAATTTCAGTAATCAcaaattaaatgttacaaaacaACGTTTGTAGTGTCGTTGTCTACCCTACAATGTTGTTCAATTACAATGAATAATCGAGCACAATATCTAAAGATATAAATAGCTGAACTAGTCAACCACTTAATTAgcacattgaaatttaaataacataatGAGCGTTAATtgtttatacatttttgtatctgcatatatgaataaaatcctgtcaaattgaaaaagtaattattactACAAGCCATCATCagtaatattaacaaaaatgaacttcaaacatttttatttatagaaataCATTGTTGTAGTTGTTTCAGACATCTCGGAGGTTACAATTAGACAGCCCAACGTATGTCTTAAACCGAAAACCCCAGGCACTTCTTCGCCTTCCTCCTCTGTGATCAAAGCTAACGTCTTCCTCAATCATCCTGAAATAACATTTCCAATCCCGGTGGAGGTGTCTAAAGAAGACTACCACAACCATTCAATTCCTGCCCATCTCTACCCGGAGATTAAGCACAAGCTTGACTATCACAAGGCAACTGCTTTAGCCTACGAACACCAAAAGGACCAGCacaaaaacactaaaaaggaagaagaagccgagaaatttttcaaggagTTTGGTCTATTTGGACCAATGGGGAATGGCATTGCCAGCTTTAAAAATGGGTCTCGAAACTCCCTTGAGGAGAATATCAGTCAGATAAGAAAGAACTCCAAAACTTTGGATTTCAAGCCTATGAAGAAAGTGTCCAGTGTTCATATAGAGGATTATGAGCATTTGAAGGTGACCCCAGGATTTAAGTTGTGCGATTTTGTTGAATGATGGGATTTCAGATGGTAGAGGCACGCTTAAAGAAGGATATAACTGATCTGGAGATGAAATACACTGCGGCTCAGATAGAGCTGCACGAGACCAAGAACTTGCTTAGTCTCAAGGAAAACGAGGTTCTGAAGCTGCAGAGAGAGGTGCATAAATTAAAGGTCGGTATACTGGTTTAAATTCATTGTCACAATTCCTACTTCTTCCTGGACAAATAGAAGGATTTAATATTAGACCGTGATCCAGTTAATCTGTAAAGGAAGGAAACGTAGCTTTGTTGAACACTCTAAAGTGCGTTCTCGCATTGAATAATGGACTCCAGGCGGGCAGAATTAGCAGGAAATTAAAGTCTTTATTAGGCCTGCCAGATAGCAGTGAATGAACctagttttaaataaacttctGCGAGGGCTCGCATGGGCCTTTGTTTCACATTTGAGAAAGCAGTTGTATATAAAGTAAGCAAGGTCCAGATAGGTTTCCAGGGTTAGAGTATAATAGAAAGATTTTCTTATCGCGAAGTTATAGATTGATAGACACAGTGCAAATAGACAATTCTTCTTatcttcaaattcaaaatatccttTATATCTAGGTCGTAAGCGACGAAACATTGTTAAGCTTCCTGTAACTATTTTTATCTCCCAATATTTGAATATCCATCTGCGGCACGTGAAACAAcgatttataattattaatcgaGTTCACACACAAATAAACGGCTTTCCGGCCATCAAGTCTACAAATCCAGAGTTTTAGACGAACTCtaattttccttattaaatatgttattaaaatatttcttagaGTGTTCTCCATCAAACCACAACTTGCCAAATCAAAGACGATATTTTAACCAGCATTCAAGAACAACATGCCATGGCAAATCGCCTTTTGCCAATTTCACCTACTCATAGCGAGACCAGCACTACCCACCATAAGAAACATGGCGTATCTGCCGAATCAAGTGAAAAAATCATTCAGAGTCCAGACGTCAAATTGGATAAATATGAGAAAGATTTCAGGTATATAGTCATACCATCGCATCTTTGAACCAACACATTCAtgcttttcaatatttgagctGAGTTAGAAGAAACTGCCGCtcaaaattaatacaaaaacgCTTTTAACACACAACCCATAAATATATTATCGAACTTTCGGAATCTACTTTAACTATTCAAATCGATTGTGGAATTtccgaaatatttaaatcttgtaaattactcaaaaaattaTGGTCCCGTTTATTTTGACCAGCAGTTGAATGAACTCTTTTCATCTAGGTATGAGCATAAACTTTTCTCGTACGtgtcaaattttttgaaattatcctCCAGATCCAAGCAACTGATAAAAGATGCCATAATGGACAATGCTTTCCTAAAGAACTTGGACACGTCCCAAATTCGCGAAATCGTGGACGCCATGGAACCGCGCGAGTACCCTTCAGGGACCTATATAGTACGTCAAGGCCATGCTGGGGTCCATCTGTTTGTTTCTGCTGAAGGTGATTTGGAAGTGCTGCAAGACGACAAAATATTGGGCCACATGGGTTCAGGGAAAGCATTTGGTGAACTCGCAATTTTGTATAATTGCACTAGGACTGCCTCGATTAGAGGTTAGTATATTCACGCTTTATTGTTATTCGGTACTATAGTTAATTTAGTCGTTCAGACATATCCATGATAAATGACTGAAATGAACCAGCAATGGTAAATTATAAGCCATGCCCGTCGCCGCTTACAACAAATGAGTTCAGTTGGAGATGTTCACACCTTCACCAATCAGATAACGTCATGAATGCAGAGGTACGAACAAGCCATAGCTCATTGGTTATAAGTATAAGTAGTACGGGCGTGATTGCATCACGTGTACTTGTACTCAGTGTGTACAAGTAGATATTCTGGGCGTGATTTAATTTTAGGGCGGGATAACTTGAGTAGATGAATCATAGATTCACACCATCAATAATTCGTTTTCCTGTTTTAAGCCTTTCGACTAATAACATAAAACACTTACTTTATGAGTGATAACTGGCTTTTTTAATGGTGTAATATTACATGAAAGAATATtacatgaaatttaataataataaagtataGTAAAGTTGATCTCAGTTAGTTCAGGACAATAGATTTTAGAGATTTGATTGGGCAAATATTTGTTCAGTGTTTGTTGCCACCTGTAACAGCTGTGGgagataattttaatgaaaacggATGAATGACTGTTGCTtcttatttccaaacttgcCAATCAGTATGCCTTGTACATGGTTGCAAACCGGTGATTCTTGTAAAATACGTTTGCAGGCCTTCCTTCGTTTACAAGGTGTTAATGACGATTTCTATAGAATTTCTCAAgtcttttaatttcttaacaaAATCCCTTTCTTCTAGCTTTGACCGACTCAAAAGTATGGCGACTGGACCGCAAAGTCTTccaaaaaatcatgaaaagaACGGGTCTACAGCGTCTACAAGACAACctcaattttctaaaatcgGTGCCATTGCTGGCCAATCTTTCCGATGATGTCCTCAGTAAAATTGCAGATGTTTTGGAAGTAGTAAGTATTACCTCTAAACGTAATTGccttattagttttttttttgcaggaatTTTATCCAGCTGGAGCCTACATAATTCGCCAAGACGCCAGCGGGGACACTTTCTTCATTATCAGCAGTGGCAATGTTAAAGTAACTCAAAGATTGCCTGGCAAGTAACTTTAGGAgcaataatatattgttgCATGCTTTTAGCTGTATATCCTATAGTATTAGATTCTGCATAGGAAAACTATAACATTATTGATTTCTGGCTTTCACTTCCAAGCTTTTACAAAGTCCCAAGAGACCTAAAACGCATTTTTCGCTTTTACCCAGATATAAAGGTTTGCTCAAGTCAACAAGCTTAATGTCTAAAAAAACAAGCTAAAAACCTTacgtacatattttttaactacaaTAAATGAAGACTAATATACTTAAAACTCTCTTATTTGGCCTTTTAGGTCAATTAGAAGAAGAGGAAATTAGAACTCTAGGCAGAGGGGACTACTTCGGAGAGCAGGCCCTTTTGAAGGAGGATTGCAGGACTGCCTCTGTAATAGCTCTTCGTCCTGGAGTGGAGTGCTTAACCCTTGACAGAGATTCTTTTAATCAACTCCTAGGGAGCTTAAGTGAGATCAAAGAGAAGGACTACGGAGACGAGGAGAGGATGAGTAGGCCTGTTTTAGCTGAGCAACCAGGTACTTTTGTGCATACATacataaaatcttaaaataaaaatgatcttttAAAGAATTCGACTATATAACTTTGGACGATCTGGATGTCGTGGCCACTCTGGGCATTGGAGGATTTGGTCGGGTGGAACTAGTCCAATACGTTAAAGACCCATCCCTTACTTTTGCCCTGAAATGCCTGAAGAAACAGCACATTGTTGATACTCAGCAACAAGAGCATATTTATAGTGAAAGAAACATCATGCTTGGATGCAGAAGTGATTTTATTGCAAGGTTACTGTTTATGTGGTTGATAAAGGCCAAAAAGCATTATGCTTTTTTAGATTGTACGGTACCTATAGGGATTCAAAGTACGTCTACATGCTCTTAGAAGCCTGTTTAGGAGGTGAAGTTTGGACCATTTTAAGAGATAGGGGTTGTTTCGATGATCATACCTGCAGGTTTATCTCAGGGTGTGTTATTGAAgcttttgaatatttgcatGGAAAAGGGATTATCTATCGGGATTTGAAACCAGAGAACTTACTTTTGGATAGTCAAGGTATTTTACATTTAgagttaaattatattaatccTATCTTAGGTTTTTCAATGATCTTGActccaatttttattttaggctATGTTAAGCTTGTAGACTTTGGTTTCTCCAAGAAAATGGGTTACAGCAGCAAAACTTGGACTTTCTGTGGTACTCCAGAATATGTAGCCCCAGAGACCATTCTTAACAAAGGTCATGATAGGGCTGTTGATTATTGGGCGTTAGGGATCCTCATGTTCGAACTTTTAACGGGGAAGTAAGCGTTAACTCTTATAACCCGATTCCTTCAATGAAATCTACTTCTGTTCTAGCCCACCATTCACAGCGGCAGACCCTATGAAGACCTACAACCTCATATTAAAAGGCATCGACATGATCGATTTTGCCAAGTACAATGTTGGTAGATCTGCACAGAGCCTCATTAAAAAGCTATGTAGGGATATGCCTTCTGAGCGCTTGGGGTATCAGAGAGGAGGGATCActgatataaaaaaacataagtaAGTTATATCTTTACCACGTATTCGTATACTATGAATTGAAATATTCAGATGGTTCCAAAGTTTTGATTGGGATGGTCTAGTAGCTAGATCTCTGATATCCCCTATTCAACAACCTGTGCGCAGCCCTATTGACACCGGAAATTTCGATTGCTTCGCCAAAGATAACGATATTCCACCAGATGAATCCtctgattgggatataaattTCTGATCCACTTGCAATTATCCAAAAgtggtaattttcaaaaaaaattaacagcaCGAGagcaaaaaagaaacaagaaTCTTGTTCTTACGGGAAAGTTTAATACGAAGCATAATTTTACGAAAGCTGCCTTACCAAGTGCCATTGTTTCGTAGTTTAGTGGAGGTTTGGGTTAATTCTGTTGTTAGTAGGTGATAGCTTATTTAACTAGTGAGTTCATAAATGTTATACTCTTTAATAATCTCTAATTGAGTGACTATGTGCCTTTTCTATTTTAATCAGTGATGGTGTAATGGTGTCTTCCAAGTGTAATCCAAGTGTGTAAATTTGAGTATTATTTAAAGATTTAGGTGTATTCGTatgtattttgtaataattttaacccTTCTAAAAAACTCCAGTCTTTTTTTGCTATAATTTCATGGCCTTTTTCCAATAAAGATCCTCTTTCTGTGATACGTTTTAGTATATCGCTGTATAAAATTAGGTTTAAATATAAGTGATTTCATGTAAATTTTCCACATAATATTATATAGATAGgtgataataaatttatccTTAGGTAATAACTGAGGTTTCAACTTTTAGAGCTGCGCGATAGATATACTATTCTCACTAACATATATTTACTCGAGGAAACGGAGAAAcaatatctaaaaaatgttaatttactattatatttcaagactaattaattatttcaacaaagaAGAAGATGCAGGACAGGacaacctttttttatttggaggTCTGCAATACAATTATTCCAATTTCCAAGCGATTATGGGCTTATAAAGCGAAGATGTATTTAACACATTAACCGCCACGTTAATCATAAATGGGCTTCATGACTTGTTCCCGCAttgatacacattttttttccaaaaaaatattcaaaacaatCGTTATAATATCATTTACATGATATTTTATAGTTATCGACAAATATATCTGAAAAGAGTTATGGCccgtatttcaaaattttagaatttaacgTAAGCGAATAACGTGTTAAAAAGCAATTACAGATATGAATATACTAGACATaaagacgattttaaaacaGGTGAGTTAAGTTTTAGGAAAAGACTGTACATGGCTTTCCCAAAAACGCAAACTAAATTCTAGATTTGTATTCAAAATTCaggaatattttacaatttataaTCATTACgtatattttgtgactttgatAATTACATACAAAAGAGTATACATTTCGTTATCCATAATAATTATCCATATTCCATAAATAATTAAGCTGGTATATAGCtggaatataataatttttacgtTAGATGGCGCTATCACTAACGATgctgataaaataaaatctatacACAGTGCTTTGCTCTGTCCATAGATGACGATCCCAAAACGATTTCTGGACAAATTggtgataaataaatttttttaatttttggatatcgatatttcgaaaaataataaagtttcagATTCcactaaacaataaaataaatcatctTGAAATTTCTGTAAGAACCTCTACTAAGAATCTCCCAAGATCGATCCCAAATTAAGTCTTTTGGAAATTCGTATCAAAAAAGCCGCAAAAGAgccacaataaaaattttaactccGTATTGTTTGAACTTAAGTAAACCCTTAAGGAGTATGAgaaacataaatatatatatatatatatatattttttttttttttttgaaagctCAATAGTTGCCAATTCTTCGGAAATTTATAATCAAGTAGATCAAAAAATGTTAGTAGAAAATCGTGTTTCTTAAAGCTAACGTTACCAAAAATCCCAAATTCTTTCGAAATTCTTGGAGGTGGGactacaaatttttattgtatttcgGTTAATAGTTTTAACATTCAAATTATCAGTCCTTCAATAAATTCTATCTAATAGTAACTTAGTATAATGATTTATAATTTGCactaaaattgtaaattttactCTATTGTATGCGATTTGTGCAAGGTTGTTGTACGTAGTTGAGGCAAAACCCCCTATTGTTTAGATCCTGCGAGATCAACTCTCCTGCGTCAGTATGGAACACCATCATAAAGGGTCTTACTGTACCTAAAACCCTACATTTCAACACGAATCCAATAGTTATTCTCATATTAAAACGTATACACCTCATTCAGAAAACAAAGGCGTCTTCATCTAGACATCTCTAGCACTTACTTAACACAGTAGCCGGTATTTGGCTTATTTCTGCATTAAAAACACCTCCACATATACGATCGACACTTTGAGGTCGAGACCCGAATCCAACtctatttacatttattgCTTTAGGTATGATTAGGTAGTCGTTAGGGCAGAAATTGGCAGTTCCGGTACTGCCCACCATAGACGAGACTAGCAAGTTAGAGTTTCCAGATAGGGTGAACGATTGGTTTCTTGGGTTTACTGAAAAAATAGGTTCAATGGGGTAAAATTGTAGTAATGTTGGCCATGTCTATAATCTAAACTAAATATGAGAGATGGTAACCTTCGCTAATCTGAATTGAAGCAGGTTGTTATTAATTGATTCCTTCCATCGATGAACACGGAATAGTTTCAGCGCTTAGGccgattatttaaaaatatttaatgtggTTAGAAGTTGGATAGGGGAAACTGGATTAATCAGAACTAAGGATGTTAGTTGCTTGATACTCTTCACCAAAGGTAATTGAATTTGTTCGAcctttaagtaaattttttgaacCTGCGTAATCTGAATCAGAAATGGGAGATGGTCTGAACTAAGCAAGAGTTaggacaaatttaaattattctaaatGCAATATAGCATTAATTACCATCATCAATACATTGAGAATACTGTATTCCGCAAAAATTTCTCTCAGCCCTTACACAAATCGTGTAATCCTGGTTGGATAATTGTCTTCCTGAAGTTAGATCAAAgttaaatgatttaatttgGCCTGTAACTCCTGTAAAGTACTGGAGGCAACCTTCATCGgctgaaaaataagaaaatgtaaGCTTCGTGTTGCAAATAAATGTGGAAAATCACCTTTGAGTAGGGAGGAGCAGAGGATTTGTGTAACTCGTATTTTCCATGTTCTAGGAAAGGATTCCTCTGTGGTAATAATTGTTAGTGTTACAGGACTCACGTTGTAACCTTCTCCAACTCCGATGTAAACTGAAAGCAttagaaaagttttcaaagaaTTCCGCATTGCAATAATTCTGAATGTAAAGTTTCAAAGTCTTCTTAATACCTCTCCCAACGAGCCTCTTTAATATTAATGGAATAGTATTATTTGGGAGACTTTAAGCCGTAGCAatgagaatttatttttaatgaaggaTCTGCTCTATTTTCCAAAAGCAAGAACTCTGGTTGCAAGTGCGCTTTATTGTACCAtgattagaaatattttctcattaaGAAATTTCATCCATTGGAAACCAGTCTGGATAGACGtctaattattattggaaaatttaataaattacaagAAGATTAGAGATCTGTAAAAGCAGGAAACGTTCTTAAATGAGATTTTGATTTCCAAGAGCTTAAaggaaaagagaaaaaataatatttcgttTCCCGGCTTTACGCTCCAGGTTTCGGGAATAGTTCTCTGTGATCCTGGGGCAtggcaaatataaaatattaaaccaGTAAGCAAGAAACCCAAAAAGGTCTCTAGGAAGGCCATTAAATATGAAAGGGAAATCCTAGCAGCAAACGAATTTATAATGTAGGCCAACGCTTAAAAATGCGATACGAAACCAGTATAGGCGCGTGTTAATGGAACAGGGAAAGATTCTTCCTGTTTTTTCGGTACGTTAAGTTTAAAAGTGGGGTGTTTTCTAGCAATCATCCTTATATGATGTATAATGAACTTACCATGATTTCCATCGTTCCGTCCACAAATGGCCGGCACTGACGGGTTTCCTCCAGACACAATGAACTGATCATTAATGCAGAGGTGGTTTTGGGTTTCCGGGCCCATTATGTTCATAACCTCGAAATCTAATCTGCAAAGGAGGCCAAATGGActcttaataaataaatagacgGGTTAATAGGAGTTCGCTTGACATAGGTTCCAGTGTCCTTGCCAATAATAGCGGAATTGAAGTGGATATTTCATTTGGGcaattggaaaatttgctaTTCAGTAGGTATCTAACTTAAGATTTTCACCTTCTTAGATTTATCTTGAGGATACCGATTGTTAGTCTTTTAAGTAGCGTAACATCAATAATTTGTAGGATACGAGATTCTTCCTAACACCATAAAAATAGAGGTAGGAGATGGGATCTTgcactttaatttatttgactCGTGCTACTAACAAAGATTAATTAATCTTACATAATGTCATATTATAAgattctttaattaatttggacggtcattttaaataagtaaaactatgacaaaaaatattttatacctGTACTGACACACCCCTGGATTGGTTTTCAAAATGGTGACTTGGCAAGAACCTACAGCACTATATGGTTCTGGATATCCTTCATTGACAAAGTAACTTCCATTTTCCCGGATAATAGCCCCACATGTCGAAGATACTAAAAGAATATCtcacaatatattatttttttatgcgattaatttgttaaagtgAATAACTGTCTTAT from Euwallacea fornicatus isolate EFF26 chromosome 17, ASM4011564v1, whole genome shotgun sequence carries:
- the LOC136344362 gene encoding uncharacterized protein; the encoded protein is MVLCSVAIYGETWRQSGKNNYLGGNKQRRKGEETSLSRMGRFLSLFTYVQFDNQVCTSSTGETGTCVSTANCQKMGGYILGSCASGYGVCCVISSTCGAIIRENGSYFVNEGYPEPYSAVGSCQVTILKTNPGVCQYRLDFEVMNIMGPETQNHLCINDQFIVSGGNPSVPAICGRNDGNHVYIGVGEGYNVSPVTLTIITTEESFPRTWKIRVTQILCSSLLKADEGCLQYFTGVTGQIKSFNFDLTSGRQLSNQDYTICVRAERNFCGIQYSQCIDDVNPRNQSFTLSGNSNLLVSSMVGSTGTANFCPNDYLIIPKAINVNRVGFGSRPQSVDRICGGVFNAEISQIPATVLSTVRPFMMVFHTDAGELISQDLNNRGFCLNYVQQPCTNRIQ